A single genomic interval of Heliangelus exortis chromosome 11, bHelExo1.hap1, whole genome shotgun sequence harbors:
- the STOML1 gene encoding LOW QUALITY PROTEIN: stomatin-like protein 1 (The sequence of the model RefSeq protein was modified relative to this genomic sequence to represent the inferred CDS: substituted 1 base at 1 genomic stop codon), translating to MAGGGGVGDGRDSRGEPSLEGLDGQDSRPFPWETLLPAVQHRALQCPEGLLALRIQARPSGTSWEYHRAGCPGSAIITSLGFLLMVVTFPISGWFASKIMPTHKXIIFFCLGCIQVPQGPGMVLLCSQSQGMGHGVKNGRDPDPPLPQLTSKDGALISMGTEIHFQVWNPVLSVLLVSLQDAMTKTLMKKRLHEVQMEKLKSGEQLQLEIHELTQSWLHLEVAQVELSMEAVLDGTIQHLAAHFFSTSLAPAGSGTSAPEAGTQGSWRNLARH from the exons atggcggggggggggggggttggcg ATGGCCGTGATAGCAGAGGGGAGCCCAGCTTAGAGGGCTTGGATGGTCAGGATTCCAGGCCCTTCCCTTGGGAGACTTTGCTTCCAGCAGTCCAGCATCGGGCTCTACAGTGCCCAGAAGGACTTCTTGCCCTTCGGATCCAAGCAAGACCCTCTGGGACCAGCTGGGAATACCACAG ggcTGGCTGTCCTGGATCTGCCATTATCACTTCCTTGGGCTTTTTGCTGATGGTTGTCACTTTCCCCATCTCAGGATGGTTTGCCTCGAAG ATTATGCCCACTCACAAGTGAATTATCTTCTTCTGCCTGGGATGCATCCAGGTGCCACAGGGACCTGGCATGGTCCTGCTTTGCTCCCAGTCACAAGGGATGGGCCACGGGGTGAAGAATGGGAGAGATCCTGacccccctctgccccagctgacctccaaggatggggcaCTCATCTCCATGGGCACTGAGATCCATTTCCAGGTGTGGAACCCTGTGCTGTCTGTTCTGCTGGTGTCATTGCAGGATGCCATGACCAAGACCTTGATGAAGAAGAGGCTTCATGAGGTCCAAATGGAGAAGCTGAAAAGTGGGGAGCAG TTGCAGCTGGAGATCCATGAACTGACCCAATCCTGGCTCCACCTGGAGGTGGCCCAAGTGGAGCTGAGCATGGAGGCTGTGCTGGATGGCACCATTCAGCACCTGGCTGCCCATTTTTtcagcaccagcctggctccagcaggCAGTGGGACCAGTGCTCCAGAGGCAGGTACCCAAGGAAGCTGGAGGAACTTGGCAAGGCACTGA
- the LOC139800944 gene encoding zona pellucida sperm-binding protein 3-like, translating to MRPGSSLEFVLLFWVFGEVAAPSPWASIRGEVKLWRHGAAPAPLEHPRAFSQPWAWVDISQLQAAAPLHPVAVRCQEAQVMVTVHRDLFGTGRLVRAADLSLGSAACPPASWSSAAEPPPRVTFLAGLHDCGSTLRVTPDALVYSTSLNYKPALAGSPVIIRTSPATVPIECHYPRRETVSSNGVKPTWVPFSSTLSSEEKLPFSLHLMNEDWSAERGSAVFRLGEVLHFQAGVSLGSHVPLRVLVDSCVASPAPGRSSSPHYTFIDSSGCLVDGQLDGATSTFISPRPRQDVLQFAVDVFRFAGDSSNLIYITCHLKVSLAAQAPDPLNKACSFHKASNLWAPVEGTQDVCSCCEMRSCALAGNSSRLQVPSQRQGGRARRELPSKLDPLVGEGDVVVGPLLIHSWQDHRGRRMPSEDAGHLWVVLGLATVAGLVLLVLVVLGTLTVCPKPSNSL from the exons atgaggcctgggagcagcctggaatttgtccttttgttttgggtttttggggagGTGGCTGCACCCAGCCCCTGGGCCTCCATTCGAGGGGAGGTAAAGCTATGGAGACAcggagcagcccctgctcctctggAGCATCCCAGAGccttttcccagccctgggcaTGGGTGGATatttcccagctccaggctgcagcccctctgcaccCCGTGGCTGTGCGGTGCCAGGAGGCTCAGGTGATGGTCACGGTCCACAGGGACCTTTTTGGGACAGGGCGCTTGGTCAGGGCTGCAGACCTGAGCCTGGGCTCAGCTGCTTGTCCGCCAGCATCCTGGAGTTCTGCTGCTGAGCCCCCTCCCAGGGTCACCTTCCTGGCTGGGCTGCACGACTGTGGCAGCACCCTCAGG gtCACCCCTGATGCTCTGGTCTACAGCACGAGTTTAAATTACAAGCCAGCTCTTGCTGGCAGCCCTGTCATCATCCGGACCAGCCCTGCCACTGTCCCCATCGAGTGCCACTACCCCAG GAGGGAAACCGTGAGCAGCAATGGAGTCAAACCCACCTGGGTGCCCTTCAGCTCCACCCTGTcctctgaggagaagctgccCTTCTCCCTGCACCTCATGAATG AGGACTGGAGTGCTGAGAGAGGCTCTGCTGTATTCCGACTGGGAGAAGTCCTCCACTTCCAAGCTGGTGTCAGCCTGGGGAGCCACGTGCCCCTGAGGGTCTTGGTGGACAGCTGCGtggccagcccagccccaggcaggagcTCCTCTCCCCACTACACTTTCATTGACTCCAGTGG GTGCCTGGTGGATGGGCAGCTGGATGGTGCCACCTCGACTTTCATATCCCCAAGACCCAGGCAGGATGTCCTACAGTTTGCAGTGGATGTGTTCAGGTTTGCAGGAGACTCCAGCAATCTG ATCTACATCACCTGCCACCTGAAGGTCTCCCTGGCTGCCCAAGCTCCTGACCCTTTGAACAAGGCTTGTTCCTTCCACAAAGCCAGCAACCT GTGGGCTCCTGTGGAAGGCACCCAGGATGTCTGCTCCTGCTGTGAGATGAGGAGCTGTGCCTTGGCTGGGAATTCCAGTAGGCTCCAGGTTCCTTCCCAAAGGCAAGGAGGACGTGCCAGGAGAGAACTGCCCTCCAAGCTTG ATCCCTTGGTGGGAGAAGGGGATGTTGTGGTTGGACCTCTCCTCATCCACAGCTGGCAGGACCACAGAGGGAGAAGGATGCCTTCAGAAG ATGCAGGCCACTTGTGGGTGGTGTTGGGGCTGGCCACGGTTGCTGGTTTGGTTCTCCTGGTCCTCGTGGTTCTGGGAACTCTGACAGTCTGCCCAAAACCCAGCAACTCTCTTTAA